From a region of the Hymenobacter jejuensis genome:
- a CDS encoding DUF885 domain-containing protein codes for MTHFSSAKLFFAAIVSSACLAGCNQSEGRKQALTDTQPDAVFERYKKQFIDSLWYYNPGRASRAGYHKYDSLLVVPTAARRQTEAAARTRMLKQLSTFELKSLRVNNQTDYLLINNYLRSSRWSADTLRDWQWNPATYNLGSSVAEILNGRYWPLARRLRAISSKISHAPDYYEAAEQNISQPTREHTELAILQNKGGLAVFGKALEDSISRSELSEKEKQEFRNRLSTTRLTIENYISFLQKQVLPAGKFRSFRLGKALFDKKFAYDIQSRYSADEVYRKAQRHRAELLHDMGKRATRLWPKYFAGQPMPADTAATIRQMIARLSQKHASQAGFVAAVKQQIPTLIQFVNDHKLLTQDPSKPLVVRETPLYMRGSGAGASISAPGPYDKAANTYYNVEPLDGQPAAQAESYLREYNDYTLQILNIHEAIPGHYTQLVYANLSPSLIKAIFGNGAMVEGWAVYAERMMLENGYGGNSDEMWLMWDKWNMRVTLNTIVDHEVQAGNLSEKDAVAMLLRDGFQEEAEARNKWRRATLSQVQLSSYFTGYTEIYDLREELKRKQGKSFDLKTFNEQFLSFGSAPVKYIREMMLH; via the coding sequence ATGACCCACTTCTCCTCTGCCAAACTTTTCTTCGCCGCCATAGTGTCTTCGGCCTGCTTGGCGGGCTGCAACCAATCGGAGGGCCGCAAGCAGGCCCTGACCGACACGCAGCCCGATGCAGTGTTTGAGCGCTACAAAAAACAGTTTATCGATTCGCTTTGGTACTACAACCCCGGCCGCGCGTCCAGGGCAGGCTACCACAAGTACGACTCGCTGCTGGTGGTGCCCACTGCGGCCCGCCGACAGACAGAAGCCGCCGCGCGTACCCGCATGCTCAAGCAGCTGAGCACGTTTGAGCTAAAAAGCCTGCGAGTCAATAATCAAACGGATTATCTGCTGATCAACAACTACTTGCGTAGCTCCCGCTGGTCGGCCGATACCTTGCGCGACTGGCAATGGAACCCCGCTACGTACAACTTGGGCAGCTCCGTAGCCGAAATCCTGAACGGCCGCTACTGGCCCCTCGCCCGGCGGCTGCGAGCCATTTCTTCCAAGATTTCGCACGCCCCGGATTATTACGAGGCCGCCGAGCAAAACATCAGTCAGCCCACCCGCGAGCATACCGAACTGGCCATTTTGCAGAACAAAGGCGGGCTGGCCGTATTCGGCAAAGCGCTGGAAGATTCGATAAGCCGTTCGGAACTATCAGAGAAGGAAAAGCAGGAGTTTCGCAATCGCTTGTCAACCACGCGCTTAACGATAGAGAACTACATCAGCTTTTTGCAGAAGCAAGTATTGCCGGCGGGTAAGTTTCGCAGCTTCCGGTTGGGTAAAGCTCTGTTCGACAAGAAGTTCGCTTACGACATCCAATCTCGCTACTCCGCCGATGAAGTGTACCGGAAGGCCCAGCGCCACCGGGCCGAGCTGCTGCACGACATGGGCAAACGCGCTACCCGGCTGTGGCCCAAGTACTTTGCCGGCCAGCCGATGCCTGCCGATACGGCCGCCACAATCCGGCAGATGATTGCGCGCCTTTCGCAAAAGCACGCCTCTCAAGCCGGCTTCGTGGCGGCCGTGAAGCAGCAGATCCCGACGCTGATTCAGTTTGTCAACGATCACAAACTGCTCACTCAAGACCCCAGCAAGCCGCTCGTGGTGCGCGAAACGCCCCTCTACATGCGCGGCAGTGGGGCTGGTGCATCTATTTCAGCACCAGGTCCTTACGACAAAGCGGCTAATACCTATTACAACGTCGAGCCGCTCGACGGGCAACCTGCCGCGCAAGCCGAAAGCTACCTGCGCGAGTACAACGACTACACGCTTCAAATCCTCAACATCCACGAAGCCATCCCTGGGCATTACACACAGTTGGTGTACGCCAACCTGTCGCCTTCGCTGATTAAGGCCATCTTTGGCAACGGCGCCATGGTAGAGGGCTGGGCCGTGTACGCCGAGCGCATGATGCTGGAAAACGGCTACGGCGGCAACTCCGACGAAATGTGGCTGATGTGGGACAAATGGAACATGCGCGTAACGCTCAATACCATCGTCGACCACGAGGTGCAAGCGGGCAACCTTTCGGAAAAGGATGCCGTGGCCATGCTCCTGCGCGACGGCTTTCAGGAAGAAGCCGAGGCTCGCAACAAGTGGCGCCGGGCCACGCTCTCGCAGGTGCAGCTCAGCAGCTACTTCACGGGCTACACCGAAATCTACGATCTGCGCGAGGAGCTGAAGCGGAAACAGGGCAAAAGCTTCGACCTTAAAACCTTTAATGAGCAGTTTCTGAGTTTCGGCAGCGCCCCTGTGAAGTACATCCGCGAAATGATGTTGCACTGA
- the rsmA gene encoding 16S rRNA (adenine(1518)-N(6)/adenine(1519)-N(6))-dimethyltransferase RsmA yields the protein MDHVSPKKHLGQHFLADPNIARRIVESLQLPEGVSEVLEIGPGMGVLTGDLLKHPEYRTTVIEIDRESVAYLQQHFPALNNRIFSADFLKQDLSKLFPAQPLSIIGNFPYNISSQIFFQVLNHRHQVREVVGMIQKEVADRLAEPPGSKTYGILSVLLQAFYRIEYLFTVPPHVFIPPPKVQSAVIRLTRNDTVKLDCDEKLFFQVVKQAFQTRRKTLRNALKPFGMPAEATTDPIFDKRAEQLGVPEFVGLTQFVEQHRAPNPASQGLRGGHEPMF from the coding sequence ATGGACCACGTTAGCCCGAAAAAACACTTAGGTCAGCATTTCCTGGCCGATCCAAACATTGCCCGCCGCATTGTCGAATCGCTGCAATTGCCTGAGGGCGTGTCGGAAGTGCTGGAAATCGGGCCGGGCATGGGCGTGCTGACCGGCGATCTGCTGAAGCACCCGGAATACCGCACCACCGTCATCGAGATTGACCGCGAATCGGTGGCGTACCTGCAACAGCACTTTCCGGCGCTCAACAACCGCATTTTTTCGGCCGACTTTCTGAAGCAGGACCTAAGCAAGCTGTTTCCGGCCCAGCCGTTGAGCATCATCGGCAACTTTCCTTATAATATCTCGAGCCAGATTTTCTTTCAAGTGCTCAACCACCGCCACCAGGTGCGCGAAGTGGTGGGCATGATACAGAAGGAAGTAGCCGACCGCCTGGCCGAGCCGCCGGGCTCCAAAACCTATGGTATTCTAAGTGTCTTACTACAAGCATTTTATCGTATCGAGTATTTGTTTACGGTACCGCCTCACGTTTTTATTCCGCCGCCCAAGGTGCAGTCGGCCGTAATTCGTCTGACGCGGAATGATACCGTGAAGCTAGACTGCGACGAGAAGCTGTTTTTTCAGGTGGTAAAGCAGGCTTTCCAGACCCGCCGCAAAACGTTGCGCAACGCCCTGAAGCCATTTGGGATGCCCGCCGAAGCCACCACCGACCCGATTTTCGACAAACGGGCCGAGCAGCTTGGCGTGCCTGAGTTTGTGGGCTTGACGCAGTTTGTAGAGCAGCACCGAGCCCCCAATCCGGCTTCGCAAGGCTTGCGTGGCGGCCACGAGCCCATGTTTTAG
- a CDS encoding nuclease A inhibitor family protein — protein MASIFSRIVSGELPSYKVAEDEQHLAFLDITPLVEGHTLVIPKREVDYIFDMAPDELAALHLFAQRVAKGVQAAVPCQRIGVAVIGLEVPHAHIHLIPMNKVSDMNFANPKIKVAEARMKELAAAIAAKVPGGDGAPAASASQSNDAKAAPAGAGASAVTERLEKLTEGLLFMSESDAPLAAVHFEAPAGNLSNDALLKLVGEPAGTPVEMQELTLFLRNHTADKGILNDVALANRFKALQMYMKQELQDAKVYRIGKGPTIQAYALGRTDDGQLAGFKTVLTET, from the coding sequence ATGGCTTCTATCTTTTCTCGAATTGTGTCCGGCGAGCTGCCTTCCTATAAGGTGGCCGAAGACGAACAGCATTTGGCATTTCTCGACATCACCCCGCTGGTGGAAGGCCATACTCTGGTCATTCCGAAGCGGGAGGTCGATTACATTTTCGATATGGCGCCGGACGAGCTGGCGGCTCTGCATCTTTTTGCCCAGCGCGTGGCCAAGGGCGTGCAGGCGGCCGTGCCGTGCCAGCGCATCGGGGTGGCCGTGATTGGGCTGGAGGTGCCGCACGCTCACATTCATTTGATTCCGATGAACAAGGTGTCGGACATGAATTTTGCCAATCCGAAGATCAAAGTAGCCGAAGCGCGCATGAAAGAACTGGCGGCTGCCATTGCGGCCAAAGTTCCAGGCGGCGACGGAGCCCCAGCCGCCAGCGCGTCTCAGTCAAATGATGCGAAAGCCGCGCCAGCTGGTGCAGGCGCATCTGCCGTGACGGAGCGCCTGGAAAAACTCACCGAAGGGCTGCTTTTCATGAGCGAATCGGATGCGCCCTTGGCTGCCGTGCACTTTGAGGCCCCGGCCGGCAACCTCTCCAACGATGCCTTGCTGAAGCTCGTGGGCGAACCGGCAGGCACACCTGTAGAAATGCAGGAACTCACGCTTTTCCTTCGCAATCATACCGCCGACAAAGGCATTCTGAACGACGTGGCGCTGGCCAACCGCTTCAAAGCCTTGCAGATGTACATGAAGCAGGAGCTACAGGATGCCAAAGTGTACCGCATCGGCAAAGGTCCCACAATACAAGCCTACGCGCTGGGCCGCACCGACGATGGTCAGCTGGCCGGATTCAAAACGGTTCTTACAGAAACCTAA
- a CDS encoding DNA/RNA non-specific endonuclease translates to MRPASSLLLYGLLLSLTPLACSQQQPETTSTVATAPPMPTQAQTSTGSVVETFETGSKGAYTEADETLATGTWHFTDALIGSSPTDHKNGSHAARLRGKGRLRMNFNAPASTRQIRVSTATYGDDQASTWELWISQDGGRRYVRTGAPVRTTGPRLSVSSFPVSGGNSVRLEIRKTDGSSARLNVDDIEFVGGTGVATTGSTTSPTLRTTAGNPPIAAIVTSREDNLALGNPSGATSSLDNFSNYLMVKPQYTLSYNRDRGTPNWVSWHLNRAWMGSAPRQDDFRPDPALPRGWYSVTPHSYAGSGFDKGHNCPSADRTTDLDDNSATFLMTNMIPQAPNNNQRTWSSLEEYGRSLVNQGYEIYVIMGNYGKGGTGLNGRAVTLDEGRVTVPARVWKVLVIIPEGADDLQRIAAGQARILAVDTPNDNSIDPDWSRYRVSVDAIEDATGLDLLSALPVEVQDRLEATVDSRMVR, encoded by the coding sequence ATGCGCCCTGCCTCTTCCCTCCTACTGTACGGCCTGTTGCTGAGCCTCACGCCCCTGGCCTGCTCGCAACAGCAACCCGAAACGACTAGCACCGTTGCCACCGCCCCGCCCATGCCCACGCAGGCGCAAACAAGCACCGGTAGCGTTGTCGAAACCTTCGAAACGGGTAGCAAAGGGGCGTATACCGAAGCCGACGAAACCTTGGCTACCGGCACCTGGCACTTCACCGATGCCCTGATCGGCTCGTCGCCCACTGACCACAAAAACGGCTCTCATGCGGCTCGCCTGCGTGGCAAAGGTAGGCTGCGCATGAATTTTAACGCACCCGCCAGCACCCGGCAAATCCGGGTGAGCACAGCGACCTACGGCGACGACCAAGCCAGCACGTGGGAGCTGTGGATCAGCCAGGACGGCGGGCGGCGCTACGTGCGCACCGGCGCGCCAGTCCGGACTACCGGCCCGCGACTTTCCGTCAGCAGCTTTCCGGTAAGCGGTGGCAACTCGGTGCGCCTCGAAATTCGCAAAACCGATGGCAGCAGTGCCCGCCTCAACGTCGATGATATTGAGTTTGTCGGGGGCACGGGTGTGGCCACCACCGGCAGCACTACCTCCCCGACGCTTCGGACCACGGCAGGCAATCCGCCTATTGCGGCCATCGTAACAAGCCGGGAAGACAACCTGGCGCTCGGCAACCCCAGCGGCGCCACCAGCAGCCTCGATAACTTCAGCAACTACCTGATGGTCAAGCCCCAATACACGCTTAGCTACAACCGCGACCGGGGCACGCCCAACTGGGTAAGCTGGCACCTCAACCGCGCCTGGATGGGCTCGGCTCCGCGCCAAGATGATTTCCGGCCCGATCCGGCGCTGCCGCGCGGCTGGTATTCGGTTACGCCGCACAGCTACGCCGGCTCCGGCTTCGACAAAGGCCATAACTGTCCCTCCGCCGATCGCACAACCGACCTCGACGACAATTCGGCGACCTTCCTGATGACCAACATGATTCCGCAGGCGCCCAACAACAACCAGCGCACGTGGTCGAGCCTGGAGGAATACGGCCGCTCGCTGGTGAACCAGGGCTATGAGATTTACGTGATTATGGGCAACTACGGCAAAGGAGGCACAGGCCTCAACGGCCGCGCCGTGACCTTGGACGAAGGCCGCGTTACGGTGCCTGCCCGCGTGTGGAAAGTACTGGTAATCATCCCCGAAGGCGCCGACGACCTCCAGCGCATTGCCGCTGGCCAAGCCCGCATTTTGGCCGTCGATACGCCCAACGACAACAGCATCGACCCGGATTGGAGCCGCTACCGTGTGTCGGTGGATGCGATTGAAGATGCGACCGGCCTGGATTTACTCAGCGCCCTGCCCGTGGAGGTGCAAGATCGCCTGGAAGCTACGGTTGATAGCCGAATGGTGCGTTAA
- a CDS encoding M28 family peptidase — protein sequence MKILSFLVGSCGALLAENAVAQALSVDKNVSQALEQVRPDDIKAHIQYLADDKLKGRMPGTEGYQMAVDYVTGQYKKLGVLPAGEKNTYLQRVRLRRGIPDAASAFTVRGNNGAAANLVSGKDYVLYPNPEAADVTVEAPLVFAGYGISAPALGYDDYAGLDAKGKIVVIVRGAPKSFSSSISASSMDMHTVLSNALQHGAVGVLVGSTNPRPTAALPNLHKGVYYVLGADGKVSVSRNYISKQIKVLGNVNAATLHQFLRTAAVDTAKAFAAIAGGHPASAALKTTVAVKYHSRYQDFDSYNVVGKIPGSDARLKDEYVVHSAHLDHVGYGAPVKGDSLYNGAHDNASGVASLLEIAKVYSRLKEKPKRSVLLVMVTGEEMGLLGSAYFAKNPTVPVKSIVADINTDMPTIIAPLLSVVALGAEHSSLEKEVAKASSYLGLTVEQDPEPEQNRFIRSDQYSFVAQGIPALHIKYGNKTADGQNNLNQTVQKWRAEYYHKPQDDINGTFDFEAGKKYVQLNFLIGYQIAQNPQRPTWNTGDFFAKPKM from the coding sequence ATGAAAATTCTTTCTTTTTTGGTGGGGTCGTGCGGGGCTTTGCTGGCGGAGAACGCTGTGGCTCAAGCGTTGAGCGTCGATAAAAACGTAAGCCAGGCGCTGGAACAAGTGCGTCCGGATGATATCAAGGCCCACATCCAGTACCTAGCCGATGACAAGCTGAAAGGCCGCATGCCGGGCACCGAAGGCTACCAGATGGCCGTAGATTACGTGACCGGCCAATACAAAAAGCTGGGCGTGCTGCCCGCCGGCGAAAAAAATACCTACCTGCAACGGGTGCGCTTGCGCCGTGGCATTCCCGATGCTGCTTCTGCCTTCACGGTTCGGGGCAACAATGGTGCTGCTGCGAACTTGGTTTCCGGCAAAGATTACGTACTATACCCCAACCCCGAGGCAGCAGACGTGACCGTGGAGGCGCCGCTGGTGTTTGCAGGCTACGGCATCAGCGCGCCTGCGCTGGGCTACGATGACTACGCTGGCCTCGACGCCAAAGGCAAGATTGTGGTGATCGTGCGGGGCGCTCCGAAGAGCTTTTCGTCCAGCATATCGGCTTCGAGTATGGACATGCACACCGTATTGAGCAATGCCTTGCAGCACGGCGCGGTGGGCGTATTGGTGGGCAGTACCAATCCTCGGCCTACGGCCGCATTGCCGAATCTGCACAAAGGCGTTTATTATGTGCTAGGTGCTGATGGAAAGGTTTCAGTATCAAGGAATTACATTTCCAAGCAAATCAAGGTGCTGGGCAATGTAAACGCGGCTACGCTACACCAGTTTTTGCGCACTGCCGCCGTTGACACCGCCAAAGCATTTGCCGCGATTGCGGGAGGTCATCCAGCTTCCGCGGCGCTCAAAACAACGGTTGCGGTAAAGTATCATTCTCGGTATCAGGACTTTGATAGCTACAATGTGGTAGGCAAAATTCCAGGCTCAGATGCCCGCCTGAAAGACGAATATGTGGTGCACAGTGCCCACCTCGACCACGTAGGCTACGGGGCACCGGTCAAAGGCGATTCGCTGTACAACGGGGCGCACGACAACGCTTCCGGCGTGGCGAGCCTTCTGGAAATTGCCAAGGTCTATTCGCGGTTGAAGGAAAAACCCAAGCGCTCGGTGTTGCTGGTGATGGTAACAGGCGAAGAAATGGGCCTGCTTGGGTCGGCTTATTTTGCCAAGAACCCAACGGTGCCGGTCAAGAGCATTGTGGCCGATATCAATACCGACATGCCCACGATTATCGCGCCGTTGCTGTCGGTGGTGGCGCTGGGCGCTGAGCATTCGTCGCTGGAAAAGGAGGTAGCGAAAGCTAGCAGCTACCTGGGCCTGACGGTCGAGCAGGACCCCGAGCCGGAGCAAAACCGCTTCATCCGCAGCGATCAATACAGCTTTGTAGCACAGGGCATTCCGGCGCTACACATCAAATACGGCAACAAAACCGCCGACGGCCAGAACAATCTCAACCAAACCGTGCAGAAATGGAGAGCTGAATATTACCACAAGCCCCAGGATGACATCAACGGCACGTTTGATTTTGAAGCCGGCAAAAAGTACGTACAACTCAATTTCCTAATTGGCTACCAGATAGCTCAAAATCCGCAACGGCCTACTTGGAATACGGGAGATTTCTTCGCTAAGCCAAAGATGTAG
- a CDS encoding NAD(P)-dependent oxidoreductase — MTNLDSNSADSVFPSTQNSGGITRSLCLVVDEMHPSLQEMLQQIDVQMHYRPDLKAAEIPAALAAQPYDGLMVRSKIRVTAELLAHGPKLRYVARAGAGVDNIDEAALAAAGVTLLNAPEGNQDAVGEFAIGLLLSLFRNIVQADSEVRQSVWRREANRGEEIGGKTIGLLGYGHMGRAVARRLAAFDCTVLAYDHDPACTADHHATLVSLAELQQRAEVFSIHIPYSVDNHRFVNDELLRGFRNPIWLLNTARGEVLDHAALVSGLQSGQIRGAGLDVLENEKLTTLTAEQQARFDFLTSAPNVILSPHIGGWTHQSYRRINEVLVRKIAEFLRTGSMQK; from the coding sequence ATGACGAATCTTGATTCTAATTCCGCGGATTCTGTTTTCCCTTCTACCCAAAATTCCGGCGGCATAACGCGCTCCCTTTGCCTCGTGGTCGATGAGATGCACCCGTCGCTGCAAGAAATGTTGCAACAGATCGACGTGCAGATGCACTACCGCCCCGATCTGAAAGCGGCTGAAATTCCCGCTGCCCTCGCTGCGCAGCCCTACGACGGCCTGATGGTGCGCAGCAAAATACGCGTGACCGCCGAGCTGCTCGCCCACGGCCCCAAGCTGCGCTACGTGGCCCGCGCCGGTGCCGGCGTCGATAACATCGATGAAGCGGCGTTGGCGGCGGCGGGCGTTACGCTGCTGAATGCGCCCGAAGGCAACCAAGATGCCGTAGGGGAATTCGCTATCGGATTGCTGCTGAGCCTGTTTCGGAATATAGTGCAAGCCGACAGCGAAGTGCGCCAAAGCGTGTGGCGGCGCGAAGCCAACCGGGGCGAAGAAATCGGAGGCAAGACCATCGGTTTGTTGGGCTATGGGCACATGGGGCGCGCCGTTGCACGTCGCCTGGCCGCGTTCGACTGCACTGTGTTGGCCTACGACCACGACCCAGCGTGCACTGCCGATCACCACGCGACGCTGGTATCACTGGCCGAATTGCAGCAACGCGCCGAGGTGTTTAGTATTCATATTCCATATTCGGTTGATAATCATCGGTTTGTGAATGATGAGTTGCTCCGAGGGTTTCGCAACCCCATCTGGTTGCTGAATACAGCCCGCGGCGAAGTGCTCGACCACGCCGCGTTGGTAAGTGGTCTGCAAAGCGGCCAGATTCGGGGTGCGGGCCTAGACGTGCTCGAGAACGAAAAGCTCACTACCTTAACCGCCGAGCAGCAAGCGCGCTTCGATTTTCTGACCTCCGCGCCCAACGTAATTCTCTCCCCGCACATCGGCGGCTGGACCCACCAATCGTACCGCCGCATTAACGAAGTGTTGGTCCGGAAAATCGCAGAATTTCTGCGCACCGGCTCCATGCAGAAGTAG
- a CDS encoding MFS transporter: MLTYVSSPALPKHVHRLAVGALFFLQGLCFASWASRIPTIQQKMGFSDATLGAVLFALPVGLMISLPLSGWLVTKKGSRTVAIGGALLYSTMLASLGLAQNVFQLVACLLVFGFAGNMMNIAVNTQAVGVESLYRKSIMASFHGLWSLAGFTGAAVGTLMIGNGIEPFHHFLLIMILIVAGATAASRFALPQDSNRNPDQPIFAKPDKSLINLGIIAFCSMICEGAMFDWSGVYFKKVVLADQAWIGAGYTAFMSTMAGGRFVADWLTTRIGVKRVLLLSGTLTASGLALAVLFPTMLTAIVGFLLVGAGVSSVVPLVYSAAGRSEVLSPGVALAAVSTIGFLGFLIGPPMIGLVAGATSLRISFSIIAVMGLCIAVVASRSKL; encoded by the coding sequence ATGCTTACATACGTTTCCTCGCCTGCGCTTCCCAAGCATGTGCATCGCTTGGCCGTGGGCGCCCTGTTCTTTTTGCAAGGCTTGTGCTTTGCGAGTTGGGCCTCGCGCATCCCGACCATTCAGCAAAAAATGGGGTTCTCGGATGCTACGCTGGGCGCCGTGCTGTTCGCGTTGCCCGTCGGCCTCATGATTTCGCTACCGCTTTCGGGCTGGCTGGTGACCAAGAAAGGCAGCCGGACGGTGGCCATCGGCGGGGCACTGCTTTATTCCACGATGCTGGCGAGTCTGGGGTTGGCCCAGAACGTGTTTCAGCTGGTGGCGTGCCTGCTGGTGTTTGGCTTTGCCGGCAACATGATGAACATCGCCGTGAACACGCAGGCCGTGGGCGTCGAGTCGCTCTACCGCAAGTCGATCATGGCTTCGTTTCATGGCCTGTGGAGCTTGGCGGGCTTCACCGGAGCCGCGGTTGGCACGCTCATGATTGGCAACGGCATCGAACCGTTTCACCACTTCCTGCTGATCATGATCTTGATTGTGGCCGGCGCTACGGCTGCCTCACGCTTCGCGCTGCCCCAAGATTCTAACCGCAACCCCGACCAGCCCATTTTCGCCAAACCCGATAAATCGCTGATCAACCTGGGCATCATTGCCTTTTGTTCGATGATCTGCGAGGGCGCGATGTTCGACTGGAGCGGCGTGTATTTCAAAAAGGTGGTGCTCGCCGATCAGGCTTGGATTGGCGCAGGTTACACCGCTTTCATGAGCACCATGGCCGGCGGGCGCTTCGTCGCCGACTGGCTCACAACGCGTATCGGCGTGAAGCGAGTGCTGTTACTGAGCGGCACCCTCACGGCTTCCGGTCTCGCACTGGCGGTGCTTTTTCCTACGATGCTCACGGCTATCGTAGGCTTTCTGTTGGTGGGTGCGGGCGTATCGTCGGTGGTGCCGCTGGTGTATAGCGCCGCCGGCCGGTCCGAGGTGCTGTCGCCGGGCGTGGCGCTGGCGGCTGTTTCTACCATCGGCTTCTTGGGCTTTCTGATCGGCCCGCCCATGATTGGGTTGGTAGCGGGCGCTACGAGCCTGCGCATTTCATTTTCCATCATCGCCGTGATGGGCCTTTGTATCGCAGTAGTAGCCAGCCGATCGAAGCTGTAA
- a CDS encoding FkbM family methyltransferase, whose product MPCRAWMQAGFALKALIATGFRKLFSVKYFQAKYFGLYQKVFLPIGLFDGVSKRVRYRHGLTLHLHLGDWIQQNLYFLGAYEAREIAFLERYLKPGDVVFDVGANIGLHTLVAAKMVGPKGKVYAFEPFRQNFEHLQAHIQLNGLTNVVAAELAVSDTDGPLDFFAPPPNNSGMGSRYSQAVGSRPQVVQAVALDRYAADLPALNLVKIDIEGGELLALRGMRNLLATHKPKVVMEIDRSILQNAQLSDNEIVGFMAALGYHMQFITPSGHLSKAALADSSTNFVFVHEQDLVA is encoded by the coding sequence ATGCCATGCCGGGCGTGGATGCAGGCGGGTTTCGCACTGAAAGCGCTGATTGCCACTGGATTTCGTAAGTTGTTTAGTGTCAAGTACTTCCAAGCGAAGTATTTTGGGCTGTACCAGAAGGTGTTTTTGCCAATCGGCCTATTCGATGGTGTTTCCAAGCGCGTAAGGTATCGGCACGGGCTGACGTTGCACTTGCATCTGGGCGACTGGATTCAGCAAAACCTGTATTTTCTGGGTGCCTATGAAGCTCGGGAAATTGCTTTTCTGGAGCGTTATCTCAAGCCCGGCGACGTGGTATTTGATGTAGGAGCCAACATAGGGCTGCACACACTGGTGGCAGCCAAAATGGTGGGCCCGAAGGGCAAAGTCTATGCTTTCGAACCCTTCCGGCAGAACTTCGAGCACTTGCAAGCGCACATTCAGCTCAATGGCCTGACGAATGTGGTGGCGGCCGAACTGGCCGTCAGCGACACAGATGGGCCGCTGGATTTTTTTGCGCCGCCACCCAACAATAGCGGCATGGGCTCGCGCTACAGCCAAGCTGTTGGTAGCCGGCCGCAAGTGGTGCAAGCAGTGGCCCTCGACCGCTATGCGGCGGATCTGCCGGCTCTCAACCTCGTCAAAATTGACATTGAAGGTGGTGAGCTGCTGGCATTGCGGGGCATGAGAAATCTGCTGGCTACGCACAAGCCCAAAGTAGTGATGGAGATAGACCGCAGTATTTTGCAGAACGCACAACTGTCAGATAATGAAATAGTTGGGTTTATGGCTGCGTTGGGCTATCATATGCAGTTTATCACCCCCAGCGGTCACTTGAGCAAGGCTGCCCTTGCCGATAGCTCGACTAACTTCGTATTTGTGCACGAGCAAGATCTCGTGGCTTAA
- the greA gene encoding transcription elongation factor GreA → MSTVNYYTPEGLQKLKEELNSLKVRGRAEVARQLAEARDKGDLSENAEYDAAKDAQGHLELKIAKLEEIIGNARVIDDSNMDASKALILSKVKLKNLKNNMILDYTLVAEEEANLAAGKISVKSPIGKGLLGLSVGDVAEITVPAGKLQFEILEISR, encoded by the coding sequence ATGTCAACTGTCAATTACTATACTCCCGAAGGCCTGCAAAAGCTAAAGGAGGAACTCAATTCGCTCAAAGTCCGCGGTCGGGCCGAGGTAGCCCGTCAGCTTGCCGAAGCGCGCGATAAAGGCGACTTGAGCGAGAACGCCGAGTACGACGCTGCCAAAGATGCGCAGGGCCACCTAGAGCTGAAAATCGCGAAACTCGAAGAAATCATCGGCAACGCCCGCGTCATCGACGATTCGAACATGGACGCCAGCAAAGCCTTGATTCTGAGCAAAGTGAAGCTCAAAAACCTCAAGAACAACATGATTCTCGACTATACGCTCGTGGCCGAGGAAGAAGCCAATTTGGCGGCAGGCAAGATTTCGGTGAAATCGCCTATTGGCAAAGGGCTGCTGGGCTTATCGGTAGGCGACGTGGCCGAAATCACGGTGCCCGCTGGCAAGCTGCAATTTGAGATTCTGGAAATCAGCCGGTAA